One genomic segment of Labeo rohita strain BAU-BD-2019 chromosome 14, IGBB_LRoh.1.0, whole genome shotgun sequence includes these proteins:
- the cyfip2 gene encoding cytoplasmic FMR1-interacting protein 2 isoform X2 has product MTTHVTLEDALSNVDLLEELPLPDQQPCIEPPPSSIMYQANFDTNFEDRNAFVTGIARYIEQATVHSSMNEMLEEGHEYAVMLYTWRSCSRAIPQVKCNEQPNRVEIYEKTVEVLEPEVTKLMKFMYFQRKAIERFCSEVKRLCHAERRKDFVSEAYLLTLGKFINMFAVLDELKNMKCSVKNDHSAYKRAAQFLRKMADPQSIQESQNLSMFLANHNRITQCLHQQLEVIPGYEELLADIVNICVDYYENKMYLTPSEKHMLLKVMGFGLYLMDGNVSNIYKLDAKKRINLSKIDKFFKLQVVPLFGDMQIELSRYIETSAHYEENKSKWTCTQSSISPQYNLCEQMVQIRDDHIRFISELARYSNSEVVTGSGLDSQKSDEEYRELFDLALRGLQLLSKWSTHVMEVYSWKLVHPTDKFCNKDCPGTAEEYERATRYNYTSEEKFALVEVIAMIKGLQVLMGRMESVFNQAIRHTIYAALQDFAQVTLREPLRQAVRKKKNVLISVLQAIRKTICDWEGGREPPNDPCLRGEKDPKGGFDIKVPRRAVGPSSTQLYMVRTMLESLIADKSGSKKTLRSSLDGPIVQAIEDFHKQSFFFTHLLNFSEALQQCCDLSQLWFREFFLELTMGRRIQFPIEMSMPWILTDHILETKEPSMMEYVLYPLDLYNDSGYYALTKFKKQFLYDEIEAEVNLCFDQFVYKLADQIFAYYKAMAGSVLLDKRFRAECKNYGVIIPYPPSNRYETLLKQRHVQLLGRSIDLNRLITQRISAAMYKSLDQAISRFESEDLTSIVELEWLMEINRLTHRLLSKHMTLDSFDAMFREANHNVSAPYGRITLHVFWELNFDFLPNYCYNGSTNRFVRTAIPFTQEPQRDKPANVQPYYLYGSKPLNIAYSHIYSSYRNFVGPPHFKTICRLLGYQGIAVVMEELLKIVKSLLQGTILQYVKTLIEVMPKICRLPRHEYGSPGILEFFHHQLKDIIEYAELKTDVFQSLREVGNAILFCLLIEQALSQEEVCDLLHAAPFQNILPRVYIKEGERLEVRMKRLEAKYAPLHLVPLIERLGTPQQIAIAREGDLLTKERLCCGLSMFEVILTRIRSFLQDSVWRGPPPTNGVMHVDECMEFHRLWSAMQFVYCIPVGTHEFTAEQCFGDGLNWAGCAIIVLLGQQRRFDLFDFCYHLLKVQRQDGKDEIIKNVPLKKMADRIRKYQILNNEIFAILNKYMKAVETDSSTVEHVRCFQPPIHQSLATTC; this is encoded by the exons GTGAAGTGCAACGAGCAGCCAAACCGAGTGGAGATCTATGAGAAGACTGTGGAGGTGCTGGAACCGGAGGTCACCAAGCTCATGAAATTCATGTACTTCCAG CGTAAGGCCATTGAACGTTTCTGCAGCGAGGTAAAGCGACTGTGTCATGCCGAACGCAGGAAGGACTTTGTGTCCGAGGCCTACCTCCTCACTTTAGGAAAGTTCATCAACATGTTTGCTGTGCTGGACGAACTGAAGAACATGAAGTGCAGTGTAAAAAATGACCACTCTGCTTACAAGAG GGCAGCTCAATTCCTGAGAAAGATGGCTGACCCACAGTCCATCCAAGAGTCCCAAAACCTCTCTATGTTTttagccaatcacaacagaATTACACAG TGTCTGCACCAGCAGCTGGAGGTGATCCCAGGTTATGAGGAGCTGCTGGCTGATATTGTCAACATCTGTGTGGATTACTATGAGAACAAGATGTACCTGACCCCCAGTGAGAAACACATGCTGCTAAAG GTCATGGGTTTTGGCCTTTACTTGATGGACGGAAATGTCAGCAACATCTACAAGCTGGATGCAAAGAAAAGGATAAACCTTAGCAAAATCGACAAGTTCTTTAAG CTTCAGGTTGTTCCCCTGTTTGGAGACATGCAGATCGAGCTGTCACGGTACATAGAAACAAGTGCCCACTATGAAGAGAACAAGTCCAA GTGGACCTGCACTCAGAGCAGCATCAGTCCACAGTATAACCTATGCGAGCAAATGGTGCAGATCAGAGACGACCACATCCGCTTCATCTCTGAGCTGGCACGCTACAGTAACAGTGAGGTGGTCACTGGATCCGGGCTGGACAGTCAGAAGTCTGATGAGGAATACAGGGAGCTTTTTGACCTGGCACTCAGAGGACTGCAGCTTCTGTCCAAATGGAGCACCCATGTCATGGAAGTG TACTCTTGGAAACTAGTCCACCCGACTGATAAGTTCTGCAACAAGGACTGTCCGGGCACAGCTGAGGAATACGAGCGCGCCACACGCTACAACTACACCAGCGAGGAGAAGTTTGCCTTGGTGGAGGTCATTGCTATGATCAAGGGTCTTCAGGTTCTGATGGGACGGATGGAGAGTGTGTTCAACCAGGCCATCAGGCACACAATCTACGCCGCCCTGCAGGACTTCGCACAAGTGACCCTGAGAGAGCCACTCCGACAGGCTGTGCGCAAGAAAAAGAACGTCCTCATTAG TGTACTTCAGGCAATTCGTAAAACCATCTGTGATTGGGAAGGAGGAAGAGAACCCCCTAATGACCCCTGTCTGAGGGGAGAGAAGGACCCCAAAGGAGGATTTGACATTAAAGTTCCTCGTCGTGCTGTTGGCCCCTCAAGCACACAG CTCTACATGGTTCGCACCATGCTGGAGTCTCTCATCGCTGATAAAAGTGGCTCTAAGAAGACTCTTCGCAGCAGTCTGGATGGCCCTATTGTTCAGGCCATAGAGGACTTCCACAAGCAGTCTTTCTTCTTCACCCATCTCCTGAACTTTAGTG AGGCCCTGCAGCAGTGCTGTGATCTGTCCCAACTGTGGTTCCGAGAGTTCTTTTTAGAGCTCACCATGGGCCGTCGCATCCAGTTCCCAATTGAGATGTCCATGCCTTGGATCCTCACCGACCACATTCTGGAGACCAAAGAGCCCTCCATGATGGA ataTGTGTTGTATCCGTTGGACCTTTATAATGATAGTGGTTATTATGCCCTCACCAAATTCAAGAAGCAGTTCCTCTATGATGAAATAGAGGCTGAG gtCAACCTGTGTTTCGATCAGTTTGTGTACAAGTTAGCGGACCAGATATTTGCCTACTACAAAGCAATGGCTGGAAG TGTCCTCCTAGACAAACGCTTTCGTGCAGAGTGTAAGAACTACGGTGTGATCATTCCTTACCCGCCTTCAAACCGTTATGAGACACTGCTCAAACAGAGACATGTGCAG ctGCTGGGTCGCTCCATTGACCTGAACAGATTGATAACCCAGAGGATCTCAGCAGCCATGTACAAATCCCTGGATCAGGCCATTAGCCGCTTTGAGAGCGAGGACCTCACCTCCATAGTG GAGCTTGAATGGCTGATGGAAATCAACAGGTTGACTCATCGCCTGCTTTCGAAGCACATGACCCTAGACAGTTTTGATGCCATGTTCCGTGAGGCCAATCACAATGTGTCTGCTCCATACGGCCGTATCACACTGCACGTCTTCTGGGAGCTCAATTTTGACTTCTTACCTAACTACTGTTACAATGGCTCCACCAACAG GTTTGTGCGGACAGCCATTCCCTTTACCCAGGAGCCTCAGAGGGACAAACCTGCCAATGTCCAGCCTTACTACTTGTATGGCTCCAAG CCTCTGAACATTGCCTACTCCCACATCTACAGTTCCTACAGGAACTTTGTAGGTCCTCCGCACTTCAAAACAATCTGCCGTCTTCTTGGTTACCAAGGCATCGCTGTGGTGATGGAGGAGCTGCTCAAGATAGTCAAGAGCTTG ttgcaAGGCACCATCCTGCAGTATGTGAAAACCCTCATAGAGGTGATGCCCAAGATCTGCCGTCTCCCTCGTCATGAGTACGGATCACCAG GCATCCTGGAGTTCTTTCACCATCAGCTGAAGGACATCATTGAGTACGCTGAGCTGAAGACAGATGTGTTTCAGAGTCTGAGAGAAGTGGGCAATGCCATCCTCTTCTGTTTGCTCATCGAGCAAGCTCTG TCACAGGAAGAAGTTTGTGACTTACTTCATGCTGCACCATTCCAGAACATCTTACCGAGGGTCTATATCAAAg AGGGTGAGCGACTTGAGGTGCGGATGAAGAGGCTGGAGGCAAAGTATGCTCCACTTCACCTGGTGCCTCTCATTGAAAGACTTGGGACTCCACAG CAAATTGCAATAGCACGAGAGGGAGACCTGCTGACGAAGGAGCGTCTGTGCTGCGGTTTGTCCATGTTTGAAGTCATCCTGACACGCATTCGCAGCTTTCTGCAGGACAGCGTGTGGCGAGGCCCTCCCCCGACCAATGGCGTCATGCATGTGGACGAGTGTATGGAGTTCCACCGCCTCTGGAGCGCCATGCAGTTTGTGTACTGCATCCCTGTCGGCACACACGAGTTCACTGCAGA GCAGTGCTTCGGTGATGGTCTGAACTGGGCTGGATGTGCCATTATTGTGCTATTAGGACAACAACGTCGCTTTGACCTCTTCGATTTCTGCTACCATTTGCTGAAGGTCCAGAGGCAGGACGGCAAAGACGAGATCATTAAGAATGTG CCCCTGAAGAAGATGGCCGACCGCATCCGGAAGTATCAGATTCTCAACAACGAGATCTTTGCCATCCTCAACAAGTACATGAAGGCCGTGGAGACAGACAGTTCTACTGTGGAGCATGTGCGCTGTTTCCAGCCTCCTATACATCAGTCTCTGGCCACCACATGTTAA
- the cyfip2 gene encoding cytoplasmic FMR1-interacting protein 2 isoform X1, whose amino-acid sequence MTTHVTLEDALSNVDLLEELPLPDQQPCIEPPPSSIMYQANFDTNFEDRNAFVTGIARYIEQATVHSSMNEMLEEGHEYAVMLYTWRSCSRAIPQVKCNEQPNRVEIYEKTVEVLEPEVTKLMKFMYFQRKAIERFCSEVKRLCHAERRKDFVSEAYLLTLGKFINMFAVLDELKNMKCSVKNDHSAYKRAAQFLRKMADPQSIQESQNLSMFLANHNRITQCLHQQLEVIPGYEELLADIVNICVDYYENKMYLTPSEKHMLLKVMGFGLYLMDGNVSNIYKLDAKKRINLSKIDKFFKLQVVPLFGDMQIELSRYIETSAHYEENKSKWTCTQSSISPQYNLCEQMVQIRDDHIRFISELARYSNSEVVTGSGLDSQKSDEEYRELFDLALRGLQLLSKWSTHVMEVYSWKLVHPTDKFCNKDCPGTAEEYERATRYNYTSEEKFALVEVIAMIKGLQVLMGRMESVFNQAIRHTIYAALQDFAQVTLREPLRQAVRKKKNVLISVLQAIRKTICDWEGGREPPNDPCLRGEKDPKGGFDIKVPRRAVGPSSTQLYMVRTMLESLIADKSGSKKTLRSSLDGPIVQAIEDFHKQSFFFTHLLNFSEALQQCCDLSQLWFREFFLELTMGRRIQFPIEMSMPWILTDHILETKEPSMMEYVLYPLDLYNDSGYYALTKFKKQFLYDEIEAEVNLCFDQFVYKLADQIFAYYKAMAGSVLLDKRFRAECKNYGVIIPYPPSNRYETLLKQRHVQLLGRSIDLNRLITQRISAAMYKSLDQAISRFESEDLTSIVELEWLMEINRLTHRLLSKHMTLDSFDAMFREANHNVSAPYGRITLHVFWELNFDFLPNYCYNGSTNRFVRTAIPFTQEPQRDKPANVQPYYLYGSKPLNIAYSHIYSSYRNFVGPPHFKTICRLLGYQGIAVVMEELLKIVKSLLQGTILQYVKTLIEVMPKICRLPRHEYGSPGILEFFHHQLKDIIEYAELKTDVFQSLREVGNAILFCLLIEQALVSQEEVCDLLHAAPFQNILPRVYIKEGERLEVRMKRLEAKYAPLHLVPLIERLGTPQQIAIAREGDLLTKERLCCGLSMFEVILTRIRSFLQDSVWRGPPPTNGVMHVDECMEFHRLWSAMQFVYCIPVGTHEFTAEQCFGDGLNWAGCAIIVLLGQQRRFDLFDFCYHLLKVQRQDGKDEIIKNVPLKKMADRIRKYQILNNEIFAILNKYMKAVETDSSTVEHVRCFQPPIHQSLATTC is encoded by the exons GTGAAGTGCAACGAGCAGCCAAACCGAGTGGAGATCTATGAGAAGACTGTGGAGGTGCTGGAACCGGAGGTCACCAAGCTCATGAAATTCATGTACTTCCAG CGTAAGGCCATTGAACGTTTCTGCAGCGAGGTAAAGCGACTGTGTCATGCCGAACGCAGGAAGGACTTTGTGTCCGAGGCCTACCTCCTCACTTTAGGAAAGTTCATCAACATGTTTGCTGTGCTGGACGAACTGAAGAACATGAAGTGCAGTGTAAAAAATGACCACTCTGCTTACAAGAG GGCAGCTCAATTCCTGAGAAAGATGGCTGACCCACAGTCCATCCAAGAGTCCCAAAACCTCTCTATGTTTttagccaatcacaacagaATTACACAG TGTCTGCACCAGCAGCTGGAGGTGATCCCAGGTTATGAGGAGCTGCTGGCTGATATTGTCAACATCTGTGTGGATTACTATGAGAACAAGATGTACCTGACCCCCAGTGAGAAACACATGCTGCTAAAG GTCATGGGTTTTGGCCTTTACTTGATGGACGGAAATGTCAGCAACATCTACAAGCTGGATGCAAAGAAAAGGATAAACCTTAGCAAAATCGACAAGTTCTTTAAG CTTCAGGTTGTTCCCCTGTTTGGAGACATGCAGATCGAGCTGTCACGGTACATAGAAACAAGTGCCCACTATGAAGAGAACAAGTCCAA GTGGACCTGCACTCAGAGCAGCATCAGTCCACAGTATAACCTATGCGAGCAAATGGTGCAGATCAGAGACGACCACATCCGCTTCATCTCTGAGCTGGCACGCTACAGTAACAGTGAGGTGGTCACTGGATCCGGGCTGGACAGTCAGAAGTCTGATGAGGAATACAGGGAGCTTTTTGACCTGGCACTCAGAGGACTGCAGCTTCTGTCCAAATGGAGCACCCATGTCATGGAAGTG TACTCTTGGAAACTAGTCCACCCGACTGATAAGTTCTGCAACAAGGACTGTCCGGGCACAGCTGAGGAATACGAGCGCGCCACACGCTACAACTACACCAGCGAGGAGAAGTTTGCCTTGGTGGAGGTCATTGCTATGATCAAGGGTCTTCAGGTTCTGATGGGACGGATGGAGAGTGTGTTCAACCAGGCCATCAGGCACACAATCTACGCCGCCCTGCAGGACTTCGCACAAGTGACCCTGAGAGAGCCACTCCGACAGGCTGTGCGCAAGAAAAAGAACGTCCTCATTAG TGTACTTCAGGCAATTCGTAAAACCATCTGTGATTGGGAAGGAGGAAGAGAACCCCCTAATGACCCCTGTCTGAGGGGAGAGAAGGACCCCAAAGGAGGATTTGACATTAAAGTTCCTCGTCGTGCTGTTGGCCCCTCAAGCACACAG CTCTACATGGTTCGCACCATGCTGGAGTCTCTCATCGCTGATAAAAGTGGCTCTAAGAAGACTCTTCGCAGCAGTCTGGATGGCCCTATTGTTCAGGCCATAGAGGACTTCCACAAGCAGTCTTTCTTCTTCACCCATCTCCTGAACTTTAGTG AGGCCCTGCAGCAGTGCTGTGATCTGTCCCAACTGTGGTTCCGAGAGTTCTTTTTAGAGCTCACCATGGGCCGTCGCATCCAGTTCCCAATTGAGATGTCCATGCCTTGGATCCTCACCGACCACATTCTGGAGACCAAAGAGCCCTCCATGATGGA ataTGTGTTGTATCCGTTGGACCTTTATAATGATAGTGGTTATTATGCCCTCACCAAATTCAAGAAGCAGTTCCTCTATGATGAAATAGAGGCTGAG gtCAACCTGTGTTTCGATCAGTTTGTGTACAAGTTAGCGGACCAGATATTTGCCTACTACAAAGCAATGGCTGGAAG TGTCCTCCTAGACAAACGCTTTCGTGCAGAGTGTAAGAACTACGGTGTGATCATTCCTTACCCGCCTTCAAACCGTTATGAGACACTGCTCAAACAGAGACATGTGCAG ctGCTGGGTCGCTCCATTGACCTGAACAGATTGATAACCCAGAGGATCTCAGCAGCCATGTACAAATCCCTGGATCAGGCCATTAGCCGCTTTGAGAGCGAGGACCTCACCTCCATAGTG GAGCTTGAATGGCTGATGGAAATCAACAGGTTGACTCATCGCCTGCTTTCGAAGCACATGACCCTAGACAGTTTTGATGCCATGTTCCGTGAGGCCAATCACAATGTGTCTGCTCCATACGGCCGTATCACACTGCACGTCTTCTGGGAGCTCAATTTTGACTTCTTACCTAACTACTGTTACAATGGCTCCACCAACAG GTTTGTGCGGACAGCCATTCCCTTTACCCAGGAGCCTCAGAGGGACAAACCTGCCAATGTCCAGCCTTACTACTTGTATGGCTCCAAG CCTCTGAACATTGCCTACTCCCACATCTACAGTTCCTACAGGAACTTTGTAGGTCCTCCGCACTTCAAAACAATCTGCCGTCTTCTTGGTTACCAAGGCATCGCTGTGGTGATGGAGGAGCTGCTCAAGATAGTCAAGAGCTTG ttgcaAGGCACCATCCTGCAGTATGTGAAAACCCTCATAGAGGTGATGCCCAAGATCTGCCGTCTCCCTCGTCATGAGTACGGATCACCAG GCATCCTGGAGTTCTTTCACCATCAGCTGAAGGACATCATTGAGTACGCTGAGCTGAAGACAGATGTGTTTCAGAGTCTGAGAGAAGTGGGCAATGCCATCCTCTTCTGTTTGCTCATCGAGCAAGCTCTGGTG TCACAGGAAGAAGTTTGTGACTTACTTCATGCTGCACCATTCCAGAACATCTTACCGAGGGTCTATATCAAAg AGGGTGAGCGACTTGAGGTGCGGATGAAGAGGCTGGAGGCAAAGTATGCTCCACTTCACCTGGTGCCTCTCATTGAAAGACTTGGGACTCCACAG CAAATTGCAATAGCACGAGAGGGAGACCTGCTGACGAAGGAGCGTCTGTGCTGCGGTTTGTCCATGTTTGAAGTCATCCTGACACGCATTCGCAGCTTTCTGCAGGACAGCGTGTGGCGAGGCCCTCCCCCGACCAATGGCGTCATGCATGTGGACGAGTGTATGGAGTTCCACCGCCTCTGGAGCGCCATGCAGTTTGTGTACTGCATCCCTGTCGGCACACACGAGTTCACTGCAGA GCAGTGCTTCGGTGATGGTCTGAACTGGGCTGGATGTGCCATTATTGTGCTATTAGGACAACAACGTCGCTTTGACCTCTTCGATTTCTGCTACCATTTGCTGAAGGTCCAGAGGCAGGACGGCAAAGACGAGATCATTAAGAATGTG CCCCTGAAGAAGATGGCCGACCGCATCCGGAAGTATCAGATTCTCAACAACGAGATCTTTGCCATCCTCAACAAGTACATGAAGGCCGTGGAGACAGACAGTTCTACTGTGGAGCATGTGCGCTGTTTCCAGCCTCCTATACATCAGTCTCTGGCCACCACATGTTAA
- the cyfip2 gene encoding cytoplasmic FMR1-interacting protein 2 isoform X3 produces the protein MTTHVTLEDALSNVDLLEELPLPDQQPCIEPPPSSIMYQANFDTNFEDRNAFVTGIARYIEQATVHSSMNEMLEEGHEYAVMLYTWRSCSRAIPQVKCNEQPNRVEIYEKTVEVLEPEVTKLMKFMYFQRKAIERFCSEVKRLCHAERRKDFVSEAYLLTLGKFINMFAVLDELKNMKCSVKNDHSAYKRAAQFLRKMADPQSIQESQNLSMFLANHNRITQCLHQQLEVIPGYEELLADIVNICVDYYENKMYLTPSEKHMLLKVMGFGLYLMDGNVSNIYKLDAKKRINLSKIDKFFKLQVVPLFGDMQIELSRYIETSAHYEENKSKWTCTQSSISPQYNLCEQMVQIRDDHIRFISELARYSNSEVVTGSGLDSQKSDEEYRELFDLALRGLQLLSKWSTHVMEVYSWKLVHPTDKFCNKDCPGTAEEYERATRYNYTSEEKFALVEVIAMIKGLQVLMGRMESVFNQAIRHTIYAALQDFAQVTLREPLRQAVRKKKNVLISVLQAIRKTICDWEGGREPPNDPCLRGEKDPKGGFDIKVPRRAVGPSSTQLYMVRTMLESLIADKSGSKKTLRSSLDGPIVQAIEDFHKQSFFFTHLLNFSEALQQCCDLSQLWFREFFLELTMGRRIQFPIEMSMPWILTDHILETKEPSMMEYVLYPLDLYNDSGYYALTKFKKQFLYDEIEAEVNLCFDQFVYKLADQIFAYYKAMAGSVLLDKRFRAECKNYGVIIPYPPSNRYETLLKQRHVQLLGRSIDLNRLITQRISAAMYKSLDQAISRFESEDLTSIVELEWLMEINRLTHRLLSKHMTLDSFDAMFREANHNVSAPYGRITLHVFWELNFDFLPNYCYNGSTNRFVRTAIPFTQEPQRDKPANVQPYYLYGSKPLNIAYSHIYSSYRNFVGPPHFKTICRLLGYQGIAVVMEELLKIVKSLLQGTILQYVKTLIEVMPKICRLPRHEYGSPGILEFFHHQLKDIIEYAELKTDVFQSLREVGNAILFCLLIEQALVVRN, from the exons GTGAAGTGCAACGAGCAGCCAAACCGAGTGGAGATCTATGAGAAGACTGTGGAGGTGCTGGAACCGGAGGTCACCAAGCTCATGAAATTCATGTACTTCCAG CGTAAGGCCATTGAACGTTTCTGCAGCGAGGTAAAGCGACTGTGTCATGCCGAACGCAGGAAGGACTTTGTGTCCGAGGCCTACCTCCTCACTTTAGGAAAGTTCATCAACATGTTTGCTGTGCTGGACGAACTGAAGAACATGAAGTGCAGTGTAAAAAATGACCACTCTGCTTACAAGAG GGCAGCTCAATTCCTGAGAAAGATGGCTGACCCACAGTCCATCCAAGAGTCCCAAAACCTCTCTATGTTTttagccaatcacaacagaATTACACAG TGTCTGCACCAGCAGCTGGAGGTGATCCCAGGTTATGAGGAGCTGCTGGCTGATATTGTCAACATCTGTGTGGATTACTATGAGAACAAGATGTACCTGACCCCCAGTGAGAAACACATGCTGCTAAAG GTCATGGGTTTTGGCCTTTACTTGATGGACGGAAATGTCAGCAACATCTACAAGCTGGATGCAAAGAAAAGGATAAACCTTAGCAAAATCGACAAGTTCTTTAAG CTTCAGGTTGTTCCCCTGTTTGGAGACATGCAGATCGAGCTGTCACGGTACATAGAAACAAGTGCCCACTATGAAGAGAACAAGTCCAA GTGGACCTGCACTCAGAGCAGCATCAGTCCACAGTATAACCTATGCGAGCAAATGGTGCAGATCAGAGACGACCACATCCGCTTCATCTCTGAGCTGGCACGCTACAGTAACAGTGAGGTGGTCACTGGATCCGGGCTGGACAGTCAGAAGTCTGATGAGGAATACAGGGAGCTTTTTGACCTGGCACTCAGAGGACTGCAGCTTCTGTCCAAATGGAGCACCCATGTCATGGAAGTG TACTCTTGGAAACTAGTCCACCCGACTGATAAGTTCTGCAACAAGGACTGTCCGGGCACAGCTGAGGAATACGAGCGCGCCACACGCTACAACTACACCAGCGAGGAGAAGTTTGCCTTGGTGGAGGTCATTGCTATGATCAAGGGTCTTCAGGTTCTGATGGGACGGATGGAGAGTGTGTTCAACCAGGCCATCAGGCACACAATCTACGCCGCCCTGCAGGACTTCGCACAAGTGACCCTGAGAGAGCCACTCCGACAGGCTGTGCGCAAGAAAAAGAACGTCCTCATTAG TGTACTTCAGGCAATTCGTAAAACCATCTGTGATTGGGAAGGAGGAAGAGAACCCCCTAATGACCCCTGTCTGAGGGGAGAGAAGGACCCCAAAGGAGGATTTGACATTAAAGTTCCTCGTCGTGCTGTTGGCCCCTCAAGCACACAG CTCTACATGGTTCGCACCATGCTGGAGTCTCTCATCGCTGATAAAAGTGGCTCTAAGAAGACTCTTCGCAGCAGTCTGGATGGCCCTATTGTTCAGGCCATAGAGGACTTCCACAAGCAGTCTTTCTTCTTCACCCATCTCCTGAACTTTAGTG AGGCCCTGCAGCAGTGCTGTGATCTGTCCCAACTGTGGTTCCGAGAGTTCTTTTTAGAGCTCACCATGGGCCGTCGCATCCAGTTCCCAATTGAGATGTCCATGCCTTGGATCCTCACCGACCACATTCTGGAGACCAAAGAGCCCTCCATGATGGA ataTGTGTTGTATCCGTTGGACCTTTATAATGATAGTGGTTATTATGCCCTCACCAAATTCAAGAAGCAGTTCCTCTATGATGAAATAGAGGCTGAG gtCAACCTGTGTTTCGATCAGTTTGTGTACAAGTTAGCGGACCAGATATTTGCCTACTACAAAGCAATGGCTGGAAG TGTCCTCCTAGACAAACGCTTTCGTGCAGAGTGTAAGAACTACGGTGTGATCATTCCTTACCCGCCTTCAAACCGTTATGAGACACTGCTCAAACAGAGACATGTGCAG ctGCTGGGTCGCTCCATTGACCTGAACAGATTGATAACCCAGAGGATCTCAGCAGCCATGTACAAATCCCTGGATCAGGCCATTAGCCGCTTTGAGAGCGAGGACCTCACCTCCATAGTG GAGCTTGAATGGCTGATGGAAATCAACAGGTTGACTCATCGCCTGCTTTCGAAGCACATGACCCTAGACAGTTTTGATGCCATGTTCCGTGAGGCCAATCACAATGTGTCTGCTCCATACGGCCGTATCACACTGCACGTCTTCTGGGAGCTCAATTTTGACTTCTTACCTAACTACTGTTACAATGGCTCCACCAACAG GTTTGTGCGGACAGCCATTCCCTTTACCCAGGAGCCTCAGAGGGACAAACCTGCCAATGTCCAGCCTTACTACTTGTATGGCTCCAAG CCTCTGAACATTGCCTACTCCCACATCTACAGTTCCTACAGGAACTTTGTAGGTCCTCCGCACTTCAAAACAATCTGCCGTCTTCTTGGTTACCAAGGCATCGCTGTGGTGATGGAGGAGCTGCTCAAGATAGTCAAGAGCTTG ttgcaAGGCACCATCCTGCAGTATGTGAAAACCCTCATAGAGGTGATGCCCAAGATCTGCCGTCTCCCTCGTCATGAGTACGGATCACCAG GCATCCTGGAGTTCTTTCACCATCAGCTGAAGGACATCATTGAGTACGCTGAGCTGAAGACAGATGTGTTTCAGAGTCTGAGAGAAGTGGGCAATGCCATCCTCTTCTGTTTGCTCATCGAGCAAGCTCTG GTGGTAAGGAATTAG